One region of Purpureocillium takamizusanense chromosome 4, complete sequence genomic DNA includes:
- a CDS encoding uncharacterized protein (SECRETED:SignalP(1-17~SECRETED:cutsite=VCA-ET~SECRETED:prob=0.3486)~COG:K~EggNog:ENOG503PH2I), which yields MTVVVPAIMPTAMAQACLRCKTQKRKCDRLLPVCSLCRRLNRSCCYAGPDAVGPRPLPVPDLLDLTLANIGHTLEGQVSAIIGPPPRVLAAAQAYFRTVHPWLPVVAEDAYLGQLSACRTQPMRASFGLLTLSMYLVCAETLPVDGERREQQQQQQRERPEVTARTKALYALLKSFVGMLEALQDDDVDDDNSPSLVEILQSRLLLSVFEMGHGLSPAAYVSTGANVRVAVCLGADAASSGRRRQNTPQPAGHAASAQQAWRGVVIANRYATLLSGRGSCPPPKPSSLEVDEHTFGLNVHTTPSQIDSFTRLAHASRLLEQVLAHIHETTPHHEFNTAEAFQIIKTATAFMQTFSDGDPAENAILSSAMAVCRSAVMEILEFGSRVVQPDSEFCNRASVNMLKTVVEELVHGASRLLSSPSVVRTESLSVFIAHPLYKAAMVYLRDLTESDRMEMGPSIKPLRDVLLLIGKRWAAAGTFQDRAASCYCPLCEC from the exons ATGACGGTGGTAGTACCCGCCATCATgcccacggccatggcccaggCCTGTCTGCGGTGCAAGACGCAGAAGCGAAAGTGCGATCGGCTTCTGCCCGTGTGTTCCCTATGCCGGAG ACTGAACcggagctgctgctacgCGGGACCCGACGCCGTGGGCCCCCGTCCGCTGCCCGTCCCCGACCTGCTCGACCTGACCCTCGCAAACATCGGCCACACCCTCGAGGGCCAAGTCTCGGCCATCATCGGCCCCCCGCCGCGcgttctcgccgccgcccaggcgtACTTCCGCACCGTCCACCCCTGGTTGCCCGTCGTGGCGGAGGATGCGTACCTAGGACAGCTGTCCGCCTGCCGGACGCAGCCGATGCGTGCGAGCTTTGGCCTGCTCACGCTCAGTATGTACCTTGTCTGCGCTGAAACCCTGCCCGTAGACGGGGAAcgacgagagcagcagcagcagcagcagcgggagaGACCAGAAGTTACTGCGCGGACGAAGGCTCTGTACGCGCTGCTCAAGAGCTTTGTCGGGATGCTCGAGGCActgcaggacgacgacgttgacgacgacaactcCCCCTCCTTGGTCGAGATACTGCAGAGCAGgctcctcctctccgtcTTTGAGATGGGACACGGCCTGTCCCCCGCGGCGTACGTTTCCACGGGGGCCAATGTCCGGGTGGCGGTATGCCTCGGCGCGGAtgcagcgtcgtcgggccgccggcggcaaaaCACGCCTCAGCCCGCGGGGCACGCTGCCTCTGCCCAGCAAgcgtggcgtggcgttgTCATCGCCAACAG ATATGCCACCCTCCTAAGCGGCAGAGGCTCATGCCCCCCACCGAAACCATCATCCCTTGAAGTGGACGAGCACACCTTT GGGCTCAACGTCCACACAACCCCATCGCAAATAGACTCCTTTACCAGGCTCGCCCACGCATCgcggctcctcgagcaggtgCTCGCCCACATCcacgagacgacgccgcatcACGAGTTCAACACCGCAGAGGCGTTCCAGATCATcaagacggccacggcgttCATGCAGACGTTTTCAGACGGAGACCCCGCGGAGAACGCCATTTTGTCCAGTGCCATGGCCGTCTGCCGGAG TGCGGTGATGGAGATTCTGGAGTTTGGATCGCGCGTCGTGCAGCCAGATAGCGAGTTCTGCAACAGGGCCTCGGTGAATATGCTCAAGACTGTGGTCGAGGAACTCGTGCACGGCGCCTCACGCCTCCTTTCCAGCCCGTCTGTGGTGAGGACTGAGTCCTTGTCGGTGTTCATCGCTCATCCGCTGTACAAGGCGGCCATGGTATATCTCCGTGACTTGACCGAGTCGGATCGCATGGAGATGGGGCCGTCAATCAAGCCCCTACGAGACGTTCTCTTGTTAATCGGCAAGCggtgggcggctgctggtACGTTTCAGGACCGGGCGGCCTCATGCTATTGCCCGTTGTGCGAGTGCTAA
- a CDS encoding uncharacterized protein (TransMembrane:1 (n3-14c21/22o315-335i)~EggNog:ENOG503NZPZ~COG:Q) yields the protein MPITSAACYVGLLLISSLILSRVYRLHRASLPLKCLQPVTSRNAACFPGPRQFPVVGRVHDLPRESSWLKFKEWADEHGPIYETSMMGQRFVTVSDEGIATDLLVKMGNHFSGQPQLRALIDHKKGPTYLALQDRNETWKAQRKWVHAAMTVATQNGFYGHVEDEVKRFLVTLLVDPDRFHGNIRETTGRIMAQLTWGDASLGPRYGDEALAALRQMSTNGPLVNTITPLWHLADLVGYNPWRQDELAREGRMKAWWTNSLRAAKRRFGEGTRPGDTWAARYCEQQLRGGGEGTSPQKEKQGVEDEEDEEFAACMLGFLCMVGVVTVAGPMQYFVMAMMTHREWLARVQDEADRVCGARMPNMSDYTELPTVRACVNETLRWRPTVPLGVPHECETPTEYRGIPIQKGDIILALECHTAQSDGSKPQWPTAHAEPLARYPSLREGKAMHTFGWGRRACLGTALVDHEMLVFAAALCWAFDLLPRRCPLTGEEVPVDTRATDSHVILEPTPFAVDIRPRSEERAAQVLEAYARVSGRMRL from the exons ATGCCAATCACTTCAGCGGCCTGCTACGTCGGGCTACTCCTCATTTCAAGCCTCATCTTGTCGAGAGTCTACCGCCTGCACAGAGCCTCACTACCATTAAAGTGCCTGCAGCCGGTCACGAGCCGTAACGCCGCATGCTTCCCCGGCCCGCGACAGttccccgtcgtcgggcgcgtGCACGACCTACCGCGCGAGTCATCCTGGCTCAAGTTCAAAGAAtgggccgacgagcacggccCCATATACGAGACGTCCATGATGGGGCAGCGCTTCGTCACCGTGTCGGACGAGGGCATCGCGACAGACCTGCTCGTCAAGATGGGAAACCACTTCAGCGGGCAGCCGCAGTTACGCGCGCTTATAGACCACAAGAAGGGCCCGACGTACCTGGCGCTGCAGGACCGCAATG AGACGTGGAAGGCGCAGAGAAAGTGGGTTCACGCCGCCATGACCGTGGCGACGCAAAACGGGTTTTacggccatgtcgaggacgaggtgaaGCGGTTCCTGGtcacgctgctcgtcgacccggACAGGTTCCACGGCAACATCCgcgagacgacgggccgcATCATGGCACAGCTGACATGGGGCGACGCCTCGCTCGGCCCGCGGtatggcgacgaggcgctcgcggcgctgcggcagatGTCGACCAACGGGCCTCTGGTCAACACGATCACGCCGCTGTggcacctcgccgacctggtCGGGTACAACCCCTGGCGGCAGGATgagctcgcgcgcgagggaCGGATGAAGGCGTGGTGGACTAACAGCCTGCGCGCGGCGAAGCGGCGGTTCGGCGAGGGCACGCGTCCGGGAGACACGTGGGCAGCACGGTACtgtgagcagcagctgcgcggcgggggcgaggggacGAGTCCGcagaaggagaagcagggggtcgaggacgaggaggacgaagagtTTGCGGCGTGCATGCTGGGATTCCTGTGCATGGTGGGCGTGGTGACTGTGGCCGGGCCGATGCAGTACTTtgtcatggccatgatgacgcACAGAGAGTGGCTGGCCAGGGTGCAGGACGAGGCTGACCGTGTCTGCGGCGCGAGGATGCCGAACATGAGCGACTATACAGAGCTGCCGACGGTACGGGCTTGCGTCAATGAGACGCTGCGGTGGAGGCCGACTGTTCCTCTTG GCGTGCCTCACGAGTGCGAGACGCCAACCGAGTACCGCGGCATTCCCATCCAGAAGGGCGAcatcatcctcgccctcgagtg CCATACCGCCCAGAGCGATGGCTCGAAACCCCAgtggccgacggcgcacGCGGAGCCCCTGGCGCGGTACCCGAGCCTgcgcgagggcaaggccatGCACACGTTTggctggggccggcgggcctGTCTCGGCaccgcgctcgtcgaccacgAGATGCTCGTCTTTGCGGCGGCCCTGTGCTGGGCGTTTGACCTGTTGCCCAGGAGGTGTCCGctgacgggcgaggaggtgccCGTGGACACGCGGGCGACCGACTCGCACGTCATCCTCGAACCGACGCCGTTTGCCGTGGACATTCGGCCGCGGAGCgaggagagggcggcgcaggtcCTGGAGGCGTACGCGCGTGTAAGTGGGAGGATGAGGTTGTAG
- the SWA2 gene encoding auxilin-like clathrin-binding protein required for normal clathrin function (EggNog:ENOG503NZS2~COG:S): MDDLSGLDWSKTTTSQPKPPPMNPSFSSLRPTPSPFSSGRSTPASANASTGSLPKAAPPKPAQDSFSNLMSFGSAKSNQNLTLAERQAQLEAEKRRKVEEQRRQTEAQFGSGQQWDALGSRAFTPSPGLQPPAPSNGAKRDDDDLFAAFNKDTAVDNSSHYPPPESKGSIPANGTGLDLSKPTAWGPTAGSSGDFPVDDDDPFGLNELKPAGGAPAATSTNALDDDDFLGDLGRPVDEVRKKQQAAVRAEPGKPIEDDDSSSSDEAPQPPRRAPQSRPGANKELDRAIAQLVDYGFSPEDARRGLSESGAGLNVQAAANWLLDDAHRKAKEKAQGRSSSTGSGRAPAQTEQRSGNKGDADFTKSAAAVGSSLFKTANSLWKTGQKKVQKAVADFNQEGDPSQPKWMRDAQLQQSRAQDERRAAAQATDEAMALEAGGRPNPARSSSRQAADPRMAAEAGRRASPNPSSGTQSRGSPVPRWQQQSASPAPSDARSRLNRLAADDDNFSSYVSANRRKKTASPAEQPKQEPEPDLLFNTQAPKAQAIPHRPAQRNTPPPARRAQAAPTPPRHATPRPARQVPPMDPSALQSSTKHRLEGTAHFKRGDFAMAHSSYSSSMNAIPGAHPLMVVLLTNRALTALKTGEPKQAVSDADEALKIIGPSNGQGESVAVKGESGQDEQRDMKELYGKALSRKAEALEQMEKWADAGAVWQQCVEAGVGGATAVKGRQRCQNALAPNPKPAARPAAMPRPKPSATASLAPQKSSEAVTRLREANQAAAREDDEKFALSEAVDGRVSAWRDGKRDNLRALLASMDKVLWEGSGWKSVGMHELVMANKVKIVYMKAIAKTHPDKLPQDASTEVRLIAGLVFSTLNESWDKFKADNGL; this comes from the exons ATGGACGACCTCTCGGGGCTCGATTGGTCCAAGACCACTACCAGCCAGCCCAAGCCGCCTCCCATGAacccctccttctcctcgctGCGACCGACCCCCTCGCCGTTCAGCTCTGGACGAAGCACGCCGGCGTCCGCAAACGCATCGACGGGCTCGCTGCCCaaggccgcgccgccaaagccgGCACAAGATAGCTTTAGCAATCTGATGAGCTTTGGCTCGGCAAAGTCGAACCAGAACCTGACCCTCGCGGAGCGACAAGCACAGCTCGAAGCCGAGAAAAGGAGAAAGGTCGAGGAACAGCGAAGGCAGACCGAGGCACAGtttggcagcggccagcAGTGGGATGCGCTGGGATCGCGAGCGTTCACGCCGAGTCCGGGcctgcagccgcccgcgccttcTAACGGAGCCAAgcgcgacgatgacgacctcTTCGCTGCGTTTAACAAGGACACCGCGGTTGACAATTCCAGCCATTATCCGCCCCCCGAGTCGAAAGGCTCGATTCCGGCGAACGGCACTGGCCTAGACTTGAGCAAACCGACAGCTTGGGGCCCAACCGCCGGCTCATCTGGGGACTTCcccgttgacgacgacgatccgTTTGGTCTCAACGAGTTGAAACCAGCTGGCGGAGCCCCagcagcgacgtcgacgaaTGCgcttgacgatgacgacttTCTTGGCGATCTTGGAAGGCCAGTAGATGAGGTgcgcaagaagcagcaggctgCGGTGCGTGCCGAGCCTGGCAAGCCcatcgaggatgacgactCGAGCTCGTCCGACGAAGctccgcagccgccgcgacgggcgccgcAGTCGCGGCCCGGAGCAAACAAGGAACTTGACAGAGCTATAGCGCAACTGGTCGACTATGGTTTCTCCCCAGAAGATGCCCGTCGGGGTTTATCGGAGAGCGGGGCTGGCCTCAATGtacaggcggcggcaaacTGGCTCTTGGATGATGCACACCGCAAAGCGAAAGAAAAGGCACAGGGCAGGAGTTCATCCACTGGGTCAGGTAGGGCTCCGGCGCAAACGGAGCAGAGATCCGGCAACAAGGGTGACGCCGACTTTACCAAatcggcggccgccgtgggtAGCAGCTTGTTCAAGACCGCCAACTCGCTGTGGAAGACGGGACAGAAGAAGGTGCAGAAGGCAGTAGCCGACTTCAACCAGGAAGGTGACCCGAGCCAGCCCAAGTGGATGCGCGACGCCCAACTGCAGCAAAGCCGCGCTCAAGATGAGAGGAGAGCAGCTGCGCAGGCCACAGACGAAGCAATGGCTTTGGaggccggcgggcgacccAACCCTGCCAGGTCTAGCagcaggcaagcagcagATCCAAGGATGGCCGCAGAAGCGGGACGTCGAGCGTCTCCAAATCCGTCCTCCGGAACACAAAGCAGAGGCAGCCCAGTCCcgcggtggcagcagcagagcgcaTCACCGGCGCCATCCGACGCCCGGTCACGCCTCAACAGgctcgctgccgacgacgacaacttCTCCAGCTATGTAAGCGCAAATAGGAGAAAGaagacggcgtcgccggccgagcAACCCAAGCAGGAGCCGGAACCCGACCTTCTCTTCAACACGCAAGCACCCAAGGCCCAGGCCATTCCCCATCGCCCAGCACAGCGGAATACGCCGCCACCTGCAAggcgcgcgcaggccgccccgACACCTCCGCGGCATGCGACGCCGCGACCTGCGCGCCAAGTTCCCCCAATGGATCCGTCTGCGCTCCAGAGTTCCACCAAGCACAGGCTTGAAGGAACAGCCCACTTCAAGCGCGGAGACTTTGCGATGGCTCACTCGTCTTATTCATCATCTATGAACGCGATCCCCGGTGCGCATCcgttgatggtggtgctccTGACGAACCGGGCCCTGACCGCACTAAAGACCGGCGAGCCGAAGCAGGCCGTGTctgacgccgacgaagccctcAAAATCATCGGGCCCAGTAATGGACAGGGTGAGAGCGTCGCTGTAAAGGGGGAGAGCGGGCAGGACGAGCAGAGGGACATGAAAGAACTCTACGGCAAGGCGTTGAGTCGCAAGGCCGAAGCGCTGGAGCAAATGGAGAAGTGGGCAGACGCCGGGGCCGTGTGGCAGCAatgcgtcgaggccggcgtcggcggggcgACGGCCGTCAAGGGTCGACAGCGCTGCCAGAATGCGCTCGCGCCCAATCCCAAACCGgcagccaggccggcggccatgccgaggccgaagccgtcggccacggcgagccTGGCGCCGCAAAAGAGCTCCGAGGCCGTCACGCGACTGCGTGAGGCGaaccaggcggcggcgagggaggacGATGAGAAGTTTGCGCTATCGGAAGCGGTCGACGGTAGGGTCTCGGCCTGGCGAGACGGGAAGCGGGACAACCTCCGGGCCCTGCTGGCCAGCATGGACAAGGTGCTGTGGGAAGGGTCTGGGTGGAAGAGCGTCGGGATGCATgagctcgtcatggccaaCAAGGTCAAGATTGTGTACATGAAGGCCATTGCCAAGACGCATCCAGACAAG CTGCCGCAGGACGCAAGCACCGAGGTGCGACTGATTGCCGGGTTGGTGTTTAGCACGTTGAACGAGAGCTGGGATAAGTTCAAGGCCGACAACGGCCTCTAG
- the ubc7 gene encoding E2 ubiquitin-conjugating enzyme (COG:O~EggNog:ENOG503NW12) has translation MAQSTAHRRLLQEYRALTNNPPDGITAGPVSEDDLLHWECLIQGPEGTPFEGGVFPAELRFPKDYPLAPPSMKFLADMWHPNVYPSGLVCISILHPPGDDPNHYEHASERWSPIQSVEKILISVMSMLAEPNDESPANVEAAKMWRERRADYEDKVRAGVRRMLGL, from the exons atggcccagtccaccgcccaccgccgcctcctccaagaGTACCGCGCCCTCACCAACAACCCGCccgacggcatcaccgccggccccgtctcCGAGGACGACCTGCTCCACTGGGAGTGCCTCATCCAGGGCCCCGAGGGGACCCCCTTTGAGGGCGGCGTCTTccccgccgagctgcgctTCCCCAAGGACTACCCCCTTGCGCCCCCGTCCATGAAGTTTCTCGCCGACATGTGGCATCCGAATG TCTACCCCAGCGGCCTCGTCTGCATCTCCATCCTCCACccgcccggcgacgaccccAACCACTACGAGCACGCCTCGGAGCGCTGGTCCCCCATCCAGTCCGTCGAGAAGATTCTCATCTCCGTCATGAGCATGCTCGCCGAGCCCAACGACGAGAGCCCCGCcaacgtcgaggccgccaagatgtggcgcgagcgccgcgccgactACGAGGACAaggtccgcgccggcgtccgCCGCATGCTCGGCTTATAG
- a CDS encoding uncharacterized protein (COG:K~EggNog:ENOG503PH2I): MRASFGLLTLSMYLVCAETLPVDGERREQQQQQQRERPEVTARTKALYALLKSFVGMLEALQDDDVDDDNSPSLVEILQSRLLLSVFEMGHGLSPAAYVSTGANVRVAVCLGADAASSGRRRQNTPQPAGHAASAQQAWRGVVIANRYATLLSGRGSCPPPKPSSLEVDEHTFGLNVHTTPSQIDSFTRLAHASRLLEQVLAHIHETTPHHEFNTAEAFQIIKTATAFMQTFSDGDPAENAILSSAMAVCRSAVMEILEFGSRVVQPDSEFCNRASVNMLKTVVEELVHGASRLLSSPSVVRTESLSVFIAHPLYKAAMVYLRDLTESDRMEMGPSIKPLRDVLLLIGKRWAAAGRYIDEIDRFQKYSETR; this comes from the exons ATGCGTGCGAGCTTTGGCCTGCTCACGCTCAGTATGTACCTTGTCTGCGCTGAAACCCTGCCCGTAGACGGGGAAcgacgagagcagcagcagcagcagcagcgggagaGACCAGAAGTTACTGCGCGGACGAAGGCTCTGTACGCGCTGCTCAAGAGCTTTGTCGGGATGCTCGAGGCActgcaggacgacgacgttgacgacgacaactcCCCCTCCTTGGTCGAGATACTGCAGAGCAGgctcctcctctccgtcTTTGAGATGGGACACGGCCTGTCCCCCGCGGCGTACGTTTCCACGGGGGCCAATGTCCGGGTGGCGGTATGCCTCGGCGCGGAtgcagcgtcgtcgggccgccggcggcaaaaCACGCCTCAGCCCGCGGGGCACGCTGCCTCTGCCCAGCAAgcgtggcgtggcgttgTCATCGCCAACAG ATATGCCACCCTCCTAAGCGGCAGAGGCTCATGCCCCCCACCGAAACCATCATCCCTTGAAGTGGACGAGCACACCTTT GGGCTCAACGTCCACACAACCCCATCGCAAATAGACTCCTTTACCAGGCTCGCCCACGCATCgcggctcctcgagcaggtgCTCGCCCACATCcacgagacgacgccgcatcACGAGTTCAACACCGCAGAGGCGTTCCAGATCATcaagacggccacggcgttCATGCAGACGTTTTCAGACGGAGACCCCGCGGAGAACGCCATTTTGTCCAGTGCCATGGCCGTCTGCCGGAG TGCGGTGATGGAGATTCTGGAGTTTGGATCGCGCGTCGTGCAGCCAGATAGCGAGTTCTGCAACAGGGCCTCGGTGAATATGCTCAAGACTGTGGTCGAGGAACTCGTGCACGGCGCCTCACGCCTCCTTTCCAGCCCGTCTGTGGTGAGGACTGAGTCCTTGTCGGTGTTCATCGCTCATCCGCTGTACAAGGCGGCCATGGTATATCTCCGTGACTTGACCGAGTCGGATCGCATGGAGATGGGGCCGTCAATCAAGCCCCTACGAGACGTTCTCTTGTTAATCGGCAAGCggtgggcggctgctg GGCGGTATATCGACGAGATTGACCGCTTTCAAAAGTATAGTGAAACTAGGTAA
- a CDS encoding uncharacterized protein (COG:S~EggNog:ENOG503P82Q) — protein sequence MGSIRNVAIAGASGDLGAPILKEIIESNLFNVTVLTRSSSNAEFPPSVRVLRVDYSSIPDLTTALAGQDAVVSALTTAAMDLQLGLIEASIAAGVKRFIPSEFGSDCGNPNASQLPVYRSKIAIHEALREHARAHPDSFTYTLVRNGVFLDWAMRRNLIFDFASEKPAFYDGGDRPFSATTLASVGRAVVGVLRHVDETRNRVIFVHDMVVTQRKILAVARAIAPHRRWDPVTVKTTDSEAASRKKYDNGEFDMMSSMGFLMRAVFGEGYGGEFKHVDNELLGVAGKTDAELEGLVRDALA from the exons ATGGGCTCCATTCGCAACGTTGCCATCGCAGGG GCCTCCGGAGACTTGGGCGCTCCGATTCTCAAAGAAATCATAGAGTCCAACCTATTCAACGTGACAGTTCTCACCCGATCCTCCTCCAACGCCGAGTTCCCCCCGTCGGTCAGGGTCCTCCGCGTCGACTACTCCTCCATTCCCGACCTAaccaccgccctcgccggccaggacgccgtcgtctcggccctaaccaccgccgccatggacctccagctcggcctcatcgaggcctccatcgccgccggcgtcaagcGCTTCATCCCCTCCGAGTTCGGCTCCGACTGCGGCAACCCAAACGCCTCCCAGCTGCCCGTCTACCGGTCCAAAATCGCCATCCACGAGGCCCTGCGGGAGCACGCGCGGGCCCATCCCGACTCCTTCACGTACACGCTGGTCCGCAACGGCGTGTTCCTCGACTGGGCCATGAGGCGTAACTTGATCTTCGACTTCGCGTCCGAGAAGCCGGCGTTttacgacggcggcgatagGCCGTTTagcgcgacgacgctggcgtcggtcgggcgggccgtcgtgggcgtcctgcggcacgtcgacgagacgcGCAACCGCGTCATCTTTGTGCACGATATGGTTGTCACGCAGCGCAAGATACTGGCCGTAGCGCGAGCCATCGCTCCGCACAGGAGGTGGGATCCGGTGACGGTCAAGACGACGGACTCGGAGGCCGCGTCGCGCAAGAAGTACGACAACGGCGAGTTTGACATGATGTCGTCCATGGGGTTCCTCATGCGGGCCGTTTTCGGGGAGGGATATGGCGGTGAGTTTAAGCATGTCGACAatgagctgctgggcgtcgcAGGCAAgaccgacgccgagctggagggccTGGTGCGAGATGCGCTGGCTTGA
- a CDS encoding uncharacterized protein (COG:K~EggNog:ENOG503PH2I), translating into MTVVVPAIMPTAMAQACLRCKTQKRKCDRLLPVCSLCRRLNRSCCYAGPDAVGPRPLPVPDLLDLTLANIGHTLEGQVSAIIGPPPRVLAAAQAYFRTVHPWLPVVAEDAYLGQLSACRTQPMRASFGLLTLSMYLVCAETLPVDGERREQQQQQQRERPEVTARTKALYALLKSFVGMLEALQDDDVDDDNSPSLVEILQSRLLLSVFEMGHGLSPAAYVSTGANVRVAVCLGADAASSGRRRQNTPQPAGHAASAQQAWRGVVIANRYATLLSGRGSCPPPKPSSLEVDEHTFGLNVHTTPSQIDSFTRLAHASRLLEQVLAHIHETTPHHEFNTAEAFQIIKTATAFMQTFSDGDPAENAILSSAMAVCRSAVMEILEFGSRVVQPDSEFCNRASVNMLKTVVEELVHGASRLLSSPSVVRTESLSVFIAHPLYKAAMVYLRDLTESDRMEMGPSIKPLRDVLLLIGKRWAAAGRYIDEIDRFQKYSETR; encoded by the exons ATGACGGTGGTAGTACCCGCCATCATgcccacggccatggcccaggCCTGTCTGCGGTGCAAGACGCAGAAGCGAAAGTGCGATCGGCTTCTGCCCGTGTGTTCCCTATGCCGGAG ACTGAACcggagctgctgctacgCGGGACCCGACGCCGTGGGCCCCCGTCCGCTGCCCGTCCCCGACCTGCTCGACCTGACCCTCGCAAACATCGGCCACACCCTCGAGGGCCAAGTCTCGGCCATCATCGGCCCCCCGCCGCGcgttctcgccgccgcccaggcgtACTTCCGCACCGTCCACCCCTGGTTGCCCGTCGTGGCGGAGGATGCGTACCTAGGACAGCTGTCCGCCTGCCGGACGCAGCCGATGCGTGCGAGCTTTGGCCTGCTCACGCTCAGTATGTACCTTGTCTGCGCTGAAACCCTGCCCGTAGACGGGGAAcgacgagagcagcagcagcagcagcagcgggagaGACCAGAAGTTACTGCGCGGACGAAGGCTCTGTACGCGCTGCTCAAGAGCTTTGTCGGGATGCTCGAGGCActgcaggacgacgacgttgacgacgacaactcCCCCTCCTTGGTCGAGATACTGCAGAGCAGgctcctcctctccgtcTTTGAGATGGGACACGGCCTGTCCCCCGCGGCGTACGTTTCCACGGGGGCCAATGTCCGGGTGGCGGTATGCCTCGGCGCGGAtgcagcgtcgtcgggccgccggcggcaaaaCACGCCTCAGCCCGCGGGGCACGCTGCCTCTGCCCAGCAAgcgtggcgtggcgttgTCATCGCCAACAG ATATGCCACCCTCCTAAGCGGCAGAGGCTCATGCCCCCCACCGAAACCATCATCCCTTGAAGTGGACGAGCACACCTTT GGGCTCAACGTCCACACAACCCCATCGCAAATAGACTCCTTTACCAGGCTCGCCCACGCATCgcggctcctcgagcaggtgCTCGCCCACATCcacgagacgacgccgcatcACGAGTTCAACACCGCAGAGGCGTTCCAGATCATcaagacggccacggcgttCATGCAGACGTTTTCAGACGGAGACCCCGCGGAGAACGCCATTTTGTCCAGTGCCATGGCCGTCTGCCGGAG TGCGGTGATGGAGATTCTGGAGTTTGGATCGCGCGTCGTGCAGCCAGATAGCGAGTTCTGCAACAGGGCCTCGGTGAATATGCTCAAGACTGTGGTCGAGGAACTCGTGCACGGCGCCTCACGCCTCCTTTCCAGCCCGTCTGTGGTGAGGACTGAGTCCTTGTCGGTGTTCATCGCTCATCCGCTGTACAAGGCGGCCATGGTATATCTCCGTGACTTGACCGAGTCGGATCGCATGGAGATGGGGCCGTCAATCAAGCCCCTACGAGACGTTCTCTTGTTAATCGGCAAGCggtgggcggctgctg GGCGGTATATCGACGAGATTGACCGCTTTCAAAAGTATAGTGAAACTAGGTAA